CCATATGAGAAGGACCAAATCCATGAAACCTCTGAACAAGCATCCAGAGGAGCACGAAACAAATAAACGGAAAAGGTTGAAGGATTggctgtgtgccccctttaggCGCCATAGGAACAATCACTACATTTTCTCCCCAAAGTAATCGTATCCACGGAAATTCTTGTGAAAATTCATACATTCTACTTTTAAATAaaagcatacatatgtgcatattgAAACTATCTGAGCTACATGTACCTATCGCTTTCGATTACTATCCCCGGTTTCCATAGTGGCAAGTATTTGGAGGGAAAACTGACGTAAGAGAGATTGAAATTActgatttttatacccgatactaaaaaggagtattggggtatattagatttgtggtgaaaatggatgtgtgtaacgtccagaaggaatcgtttccgaccccataaagtatatacatatattcttgatcagcatcaatagccgagtctgtccgtccctctctctctctctctccctctccctctctctctccctctctcgcacgcaatctttgtcgtgtcgttcaatgtcagagccgtctgccggaggagagccatactgactaagtatcgggtgtaagtgtagagttgcggtctctgcagcaactcacaacgttcgcCCTCGTTTGCGTATACACATTACACTGTACTATACAGTATACTCGTTAAGATTGAAGATTTTTGTTGTCGCCTGGCTCAGATCCAGATTTTGGTGCGACTAGAAATGCGACTGCATATGCAAAACTATACAAAGCGTGACTGAAGCTTCCTGTAGCGTCGCTTCCGGTTTAATTGAGCATGTAACGAGCTTTTGGCTTAAAcctgcacacacatacacacacttgCATTGGCAGTGCCAAagatatgtacacacataacGGGAGAACAGGAGACAGAACACCGAAACTGTGGCAAGGTGACAAGGTGGCATCCCCACAATAATCTACATTTTCCGAAAACATCGCTCTGCGAGTCTGtggtatgcgtgtgtgtgcgcatTTGGGGGGGGTGAGGAGTTATAGTGTATGTTTTGTCTATGTTTATGTTTGCTGCCACAAGTATCTCCATGCCCCTGAAGGCCTGGACACGCACGCAGTTTGTGTTTGGGCAGGGCCAACATTCGGTGGCTGTGGGAGGCGCTGCTGATGCAACTGCCCCCGGGCAAAGTCAGCTAATTGCCATACAacccactcccccctcccaaaGTCTAATCcgacaaaccaaaaaaaaaaagaaaagagagaacGGAATTTGTTTAGAAATGGCAACCGTGTTCTCCGTTCCGTTTTCTCCTCCGCAAAGcggaaatcaatcaatttccTGCGTAgactctgcctctctctcctttGGTTCGATTTTTTGCTCTCATCGAGCACCTTTTGTCCACAACTGAAAAGGAATTGTATTGAATAGTTGAGCAGGTGAATGCGGACATTGATTATGCTGGGAGAAGTGgaatgggtgggtgggtggcctGTTGAATATTgttataaaatttaattaaaattgtttagcGCATTGCGAGGAATGTAGAATGCGGTAGCGGCTTTTAGAAGCATTCGTTTTTCAAATATTCATTTTAGAGAAGCCATAATATTTATGGCACAAAAGCCAGACAGTCTTTACTCACGTCCAACTGCAATATGCGCAATATGATTTATTTTCTGTTCTTTAGGAAAACCATGTACCCCAATCAAGCTCTGCCTCGTAAAATATGGGAATGATTTTCAAGCGGAAAAATAATTAGAAACCGGCAGGTGCTCGTTCTTAGTcataattattaaaaacaaCTGAAAATACAAGTATTTATGTACGGTTTGCTTGGATCGCCGTAGCTTTATTACTGATCAACGCCCCGAGGGGCTCCTGGACTGCCGGGCAGTCCTGGGGATCCATTGCCacccccacctccacctcctcctcctcctccgccctTTCCGCCATGTCCACCATTTTTACCGCCTCCATGACCTCCTTGTCCGCCATATTTGCTCCCTCCAAGGGCACCACAGCAAGGACAACGGGATTGAACAGATGCACCTGGCCTTCCATTTCTTCCAGTTACAGTTATAGATCCAGGCTGCCTGTCAGATCCTTGTGATCCACTAAAGACGCTTATGGGTGGGCCTTCAACATCACGTCGTTGCGCTAGGCCTAAAGAACACACAGCTTGGGCTTGAAGTTGAAGAACAAAGCGGTCACCTACCTTACCTCCATCCAGCCAGACCAGAAAACAAACGAAAGCGAAGACGTAAAGAGTCCCCATCTCGGCAGCACACTAATCCGTCAGCGGCGTTGCAATCCGATTATATCGTGGAGAATGAACTTCACTGCACTGCGCTTCGCTTGGAGTCTCTCTTGTCACAATTGAGCGGCCCCCCCACAGCCGAAACCCACCACACCTGGGAAAACACTCACCTTATTCTGATAGAGCACCTCAACGGCCAAAAATCCGATCAGGCCCAGTGTGAGTATAAGCAGCATGATGTAGAGTTTCGACTGGATGCACAGCAGGCTGGAGTAGATGAAGCCGAGCACAAATCCGACCGACTCGAACAGGCGATAGTTGGAGAAGGCGGCCTCCTTGTGCCGTCGAAAGAGGAGTCCGTAGAAGGCCTGGATCTGGGTGACCCAAGCAGCGTCACTGATGCCCCAGACTCCGGCTAGAGCATAGAAGACAACGGGATGGTCCGGCACTGGCCGATAATGGAGCTTGAATCCCATTATGATGACGTTCAAGGATGCACCTATAAATATAATCATTGAACGGCCGATGTACTTCATCGCTATGCCAAAAAAGGCGCATGCTAAGGAGTCCATAACCCCCCAAGTGATCATCACATAGCCGATCATGTTGACGCCGAGGGCACAGGCCACAAATCCCTGCGTGTACTCCGCCGCTATCCAGGCCTGCTCCAGCCCGATGAAAACGGTCAGAGGGATGAGCATCTGCTGATTGGTCCGCTTCATCTGGCGAAATGTGGCCAACATATTTCTCAGGACAGTGCTATTCTTGGAATGAGAACCCTTGCGGCCCTCGCCATAGCGAGTGAGCGGATCCAAGAAGAAAACTACCAGGACGACTGCGATCACAAGACACGGTACATAGATCATGATCAGCATGAAGACGTCCTTCGCCAAGGGCTGTGGGATATCCTTGGCATGAGAGCTGCAGTAATTGTGACCGCAGCAGGTGTAGTCAGTGTTGGTATCGTTTCCCGGCTCCTCCTCGGGCGCCTGCAGTGCTGTGGATTTCAGGACGGGTTTGCTTCGGTTAGGGTTTAGGTATCCAAGCCAGCCAAGACGCAGACAGATGACCAGATGACCAGGAAATTTCCGCCGACAGTCGTGAGAATATGTTGGTGTGTGTAGTACAGTGTAGACTGAGAAGAAATCTTACCTTCTTTACCTTACCTTACCTTACCTTACCTTACCTTACCTCGCCTTCACTTACCTGACTCACTTCGACTGTTGGTAACCGTAACCGTACACCGACGAAGGAGACTGAGAAGAGTCCTAGACAGAGTATCAACTGGATTGCCCTtagggggaggaggagcactTCTTCGAGGTTACTTCACTATGAAGGGACCATCCAGGGATTTCTGATTTCTATGGAAACTTCTACGAGGCATCTCCAATATTCGACTTTTCCCAGTTGAAGTATTGACAGCACAGCAGCtataaaatatttgcttaTTTTTTGAACACAAATTTCATGGCACAGTTTTAATAAATACTAAAAAGCGAGCCATGATGAGCTGCCCAAGCACAAAAGCCATCCCATCATCCCAGAGCCGCCGTCCCCATAGCCAAGGCTCACTCCTACTCTGAAGCTGACACTGGGGCGGActctgaagctgaagctgactCTGATGCTGACGCTGACGAGCTGCTGTGCCGTGCATTCCCAATGGATTTGCTCGTGCGTGTCGACaagaatttcaatttgcaaacAATAAATTTGAGCAGCCAGTCGCTCCTTGGAGGAGGAtggcgaacaaaaaaaaaaaaaaaaacacaacagtAGAACGAAAGAAAAAGCGACTCCAAGCTATGTTTAATAAAGAAGAAATATTTTGCTTTTCACTTTGGCTTCGTGTTGCAAGTGACAGCTCCCTCCCGCTGATGCTGTTGACAATTCCCGCAGTCTGTTCCAAGCTTGACAAATAGAATTAGATGCCGAATTAGGactaaacattttcaatttgatttcagATGTGgcaggctggctggcaggctggcagcTCCGAGCTTTAAGCGGCCATCGGCCTTCTGGTCcaggcagacgcagacgcaaaCGCAAACGGAAACGCAAAACAAAAGCGGAAATGAATCAATTTCCGTGTTGCAAGCCATTAAAAACTACAAAGCAGTCGAAAGAGCAAGATGAAATAAAGTAACACAACAAACGAAGATGGAACTGgtactggagctggagctggaagtggagtggagcagcAGAGCTACATAATGttctttgtgtttgtttgccatGTCGCATGACTTATGGAAAGAAGAGTTTCTAAaattgaatgcatttttttttatatttcaaaGAGAGTTTCGCAATTGGAAAAGACTATAGTTGATTTCTGGATGGAATAGTAATGTACAGGCCTTCTAATAGAGTCCTACCCAGTGGTAGATGGTATTTGTAAGTGCGCTAAGCAAACAATAAACGTATCCACTGGCTGGGATCCATGGCATTTTTCACGATCAAAAATAGGCCAGAATCCTTGACATTCTCATCAGGCGCGTTCGACAAGTTCGTGTAGATGGTAAAAATCACAAATATGAACCCAAACTCAATAACTAGAAGGTGGAAACCAATTGGATAATAACTCAAACAAGTCTTCAATATCCACACAAATTACTCATGGTCAGCAGAGAGATAATAATGTTGGTCAGGGCCTCAATGGTGTCGCCCGCACACAGCTCGATGCACCACCAAAGCACAAAGAAAACATCCAGGAATATGCCACCGACGCACCAAACCAGCCAGCATATCATTAGCTCCGGCTTGTGCTGTGAATGGAGGGAGCGACACGGGGGATAGTTGAAGATATTCCAGAATGCACTCACCCATGTAATGCCTGCTATCATAAGGAATGTCACCACAATCCAAACATTCAATAGAAACAAATATGCCCAGAATATCCAAGTCTTTGTTGAATCCTTCAAGTATCTGGGGCCAAATAATCCTACTGGGAGCAGGAAGAGCAGAAAGAAGCCGCATGACTTACGGGCTTGGTTGCCATTTACTTACCTGTCAGGTGCTTCCTTTGTTGCCTAACAACGCCTTCATCTGGCGGCACCTCGGCATCGTTGGGGGCCTCTTGGGCCGCGCGACTACGCATCAAGTAGAAGATCATCAGTTCGAAGACAAGGACTCCCAGAATGTCCATCCAGCCAATGGCCAGCCCAAAGGCATGCAAGGAATTCACCATAGTGCCAGTATCTCTCTTTTCGTCTCCGTTTGTCTATCTATATATCTCACACTCTATGTTTCTCCGGCTGCCTGCCTGTTGacaaaaaactgaaactggaagTGAAATGTTTAAAAAGGTTTTTGTAGCACCCTGGGGCGCTCTGGGGGGGGTGTGGGCTGCTCGTGTGGCCCCCACTTCCTTAAACCGAGTTGCAAATGAGCGCGAAAAAAGTAAATTATATTTGTCAACGGGGATTCTCTCACACTCAGGAAGAGTAATGGctgtttgtgcgtgtgtgtagcCGCCGCACGTATTTCATCAGCGTGgcattatgtatatatacatacatacatataatgtatatgtataggaGTATGTCTCATTTTTTCCTTGCATAAATAGATGCGACAACCTCGGCAGCCAAGTCagcccagtcccagccccgaGCAAGACCGAGACTTGGCTgctgtttccgtttccgttttgatacccttgcagagggcAAAGGTATGCTCGGCCAGAGCAATCAAACCTACTTTCCATGGATTGTCAAAAGGTTCGAACTGCTctctctgttgctgctttcTCCAATTATGCTCAGGCCTGAGAATTCCCTATTGATTTGGGCCTATATCATAGCCATGTTCGATCTGATCTGCGCCTCACTATTTGCCGGGCTCTGTCTCGACACGATCTTCGAGCATGTAAGCATGTCTCCgcatatacaaatacatatatacatatcctAAGCCGAAACTCTTCTCACAGCTAAGTTGGCTTACCATATTCGCAGTAGTATTTGGCATCTTCTGGGTCTCAATGATTGTCGTGCTCCTCGTTGGCATCTATGCGGTACAGTACGACCACCGATCGGTGGGATCCCAATAATGATAATCGTATTCCGTATT
The sequence above is a segment of the Drosophila pseudoobscura strain MV-25-SWS-2005 chromosome X, UCI_Dpse_MV25, whole genome shotgun sequence genome. Coding sequences within it:
- the LOC26533538 gene encoding UNC93-like protein, which translates into the protein MLIMIYVPCLVIAVVLVVFFLDPLTRYGEGRKGSHSKNSTVLRNMLATFRQMKRTNQQMLIPLTVFIGLEQAWIAAEYTQGFVACALGVNMIGYVMITWGVMDSLACAFFGIAMKYIGRSMIIFIGASLNVIIMGFKLHYRPVPDHPVVFYALAGVWGISDAAWVTQIQAFYGLLFRRHKEAAFSNYRLFESVGFVLGFIYSSLLCIQSKLYIMLLILTLGLIGFLAVEVLYQNKVSVFPGVVGFGCGGAAQL
- the LOC6900686 gene encoding uncharacterized protein isoform X2, which gives rise to MVNSLHAFGLAIGWMDILGVLVFELMIFYLMRSRAAQEAPNDAEVPPDEGVVRQQRKHLTGLFGPRYLKDSTKTWIFWAYLFLLNVWIVVTFLMIAGITWHKPELMICWLVWCVGGIFLDVFFVLWWCIELCAGDTIEALTNIIISLLTMIIEFGFIFVIFTIYTNLSNAPDENVKDSGLFLIVKNAMDPSQWIRLLFA
- the LOC6900686 gene encoding uncharacterized protein isoform X1: MVNSLHAFGLAIGWMDILGVLVFELMIFYLMRSRAAQEAPNDAEVPPDEGVVRQQRKHLTVGLFGPRYLKDSTKTWIFWAYLFLLNVWIVVTFLMIAGITWHKPELMICWLVWCVGGIFLDVFFVLWWCIELCAGDTIEALTNIIISLLTMIIEFGFIFVIFTIYTNLSNAPDENVKDSGLFLIVKNAMDPSQWIRLLFA